A single region of the bacterium genome encodes:
- a CDS encoding RNA polymerase sigma factor yields MTSEEERDLAKKAKTDPEAFGRLYDQYYSRIFGYVLKRTGNLETSQDVVSETFLKALKNVRKFQWQSFFGRKPMFGAWLYRIASNEIANFFRKKKPTISLNSVLDPVFEKDLFGEVVAAEQRLKDCQDFLCIQKEIMTLPEKYQQVLVLRFFEKKQIKEIAEILGKREGTVKSLIHRGLKYLKAKMPPT; encoded by the coding sequence ATGACTTCGGAAGAAGAAAGAGATTTAGCCAAAAAAGCGAAAACAGATCCCGAAGCCTTCGGCCGGCTTTACGATCAGTATTATTCCAGGATTTTCGGCTATGTTTTAAAAAGAACCGGCAATTTGGAAACGAGCCAGGATGTAGTTTCCGAGACTTTTCTCAAAGCCCTAAAAAACGTCAGGAAGTTCCAGTGGCAGAGTTTTTTTGGGAGAAAGCCTATGTTCGGGGCCTGGCTCTACCGGATCGCCTCAAACGAGATTGCCAACTTTTTCCGCAAAAAAAAGCCGACTATCTCCCTGAATTCGGTCTTAGATCCGGTCTTTGAAAAAGATCTTTTTGGAGAAGTTGTCGCTGCTGAGCAAAGGCTGAAAGATTGCCAGGATTTTCTTTGCATCCAGAAAGAGATTATGACTTTGCCGGAAAAATACCAGCAAGTTTTGGTTTTGAGGTTCTTCGAAAAAAAGCAGATAAAAGAAATAGCAGAAATTTTAGGCAAGAGAGAGGGAACGGTTAAGTCCCTGATTCACCGCGGTTTAAAATACTTAAAGGCAAAAATGCCACCAACTTAG
- a CDS encoding MTH938/NDUFAF3 family protein — MPKIDSVDFGSIVIDGKKYHQVLIVGSEVLERDYKRLEELFGTSHKIGDWEAEKLFEENPEIIVIGTGWQGALEVGEDFVGLAREKGIIVIALLTPEAIKFYNEKAGLGQKINALIHTTC; from the coding sequence ATGCCAAAAATTGATTCAGTTGATTTTGGTTCAATTGTCATTGATGGCAAGAAATACCATCAGGTTTTAATTGTGGGCTCTGAAGTTTTAGAAAGAGACTATAAGAGGCTTGAAGAGCTGTTTGGCACTTCTCATAAGATAGGCGATTGGGAGGCAGAAAAGCTGTTTGAAGAAAATCCCGAAATCATTGTTATTGGAACCGGCTGGCAGGGGGCTCTGGAGGTCGGAGAAGATTTCGTTGGCCTGGCCAGGGAAAAGGGGATAATCGTTATTGCCTTGCTGACGCCAGAAGCCATCAAGTTTTATAATGAGAAAGCTGGGTTGGGGCAGAAAATCAACGCCTTGATCCATACAACCTGCTGA
- a CDS encoding UvrD-helicase domain-containing protein, with product MFASSLSKLNSKQKQAVTFGRGPLLIVAGAGTGKTTVITNRIAYLIEKKKVRPKEILGLTFTDKAAQEMVERVDRLLSCGYSDLWISTFHSFCDRVLREHGLDIGLSTDFKLVDQTSAWLLIRQNLERFKLDYYRPLGQPTKFVHALIEHFNRCKDQQILPEDYLKYARKAKGDDRGRLLEVARAFQTYQELLLKSGVLDFGDLINYCLKLFQKRPKILEKYRRQFKYILVDEFQDTNFAQYELVRLLAAPENNLTVCGDDFQAIYRWRGASWGNLIQFKKDFPRAKEIALAENYRSFQNILDLAHKFIRLDDSLRPDWLNRISKKLKAARAGKAEIAHLHFKTAEQEIAGVVARIGRLLKTDKKACFNDFAILVRANNQAMPFARSFERSGVPYQFLALKGLYSKPVILDIISYFKFLDNYHESSASFRILSLPFLGISPQDIARINQYSRRRSKSIYEALQELPLIGGVSGKTQKTVIRILVLVEKHTRMALEKNVSEILLAFLEDSGFLEYLVRKERKEDLDLIFQFHSRIKAFEESHLDARLKSFMEELDMELESGEEGRLSFDIEQGPEAVKIMTVHSAKGLEFKYVFLINLVDKRFPSIERPDPIEIPKPLIKDILPKGDFHLQEERRLFYVGLTRARNALFLTSAESYGGVQAKRLSRFLPELGYDGKIISTKEISLKVERKAKPAKLELPKRFSFTQLIAFDKCPLQYKFAHILKIPVRGKAMFSFGKTMHNTLHSFALAFASGNKPGFKELLAIYEKEWLDEWYESPEQKKDYFESGKKTLKSFYEELMETKPKILLVSGKPALEQDFNLKIGSHTLIGKIDRIDDLDGGVEIIDYKTGSAKEKLRPEDKKQLLIYQMAAEEVLGLKPKKLTYYYLDEGKSVSFLGGKEDIKKEKEKIVKEIKEIQKSDFKPTPGWQCQWCDFKGICEYANKGPAP from the coding sequence ATGTTTGCCTCTTCTTTATCCAAACTCAACTCAAAGCAAAAACAGGCTGTCACCTTTGGCCGAGGCCCGCTTTTGATCGTGGCGGGGGCCGGCACCGGCAAAACTACGGTCATTACCAATAGGATTGCCTACCTGATCGAAAAGAAAAAGGTTAGACCTAAGGAGATTCTTGGGCTTACCTTTACGGACAAAGCAGCTCAGGAAATGGTTGAAAGAGTAGATCGGCTTTTGTCCTGCGGCTACAGCGATCTTTGGATTTCCACTTTCCATTCTTTTTGCGACCGGGTCTTGAGAGAACACGGTTTAGATATTGGATTATCTACTGATTTCAAATTAGTTGACCAGACCAGCGCCTGGCTTTTGATTAGGCAGAACCTAGAGAGGTTCAAGCTTGATTATTACCGGCCTTTGGGCCAGCCGACAAAATTTGTCCATGCTTTAATCGAGCATTTTAATCGTTGTAAAGACCAGCAGATTTTGCCAGAGGACTATTTAAAATACGCCCGCAAAGCCAAGGGCGATGACCGGGGCCGGCTTTTGGAAGTGGCCCGGGCTTTTCAAACTTACCAGGAGTTGCTTTTAAAGTCAGGGGTTTTGGATTTCGGCGATTTGATAAATTACTGCTTGAAGCTTTTCCAGAAACGGCCAAAGATTCTAGAAAAATACCGCCGGCAATTCAAGTATATTTTAGTTGATGAGTTCCAAGATACAAATTTTGCTCAGTACGAGCTGGTTAGGCTTTTGGCGGCGCCAGAGAACAACCTGACTGTTTGCGGCGACGATTTTCAGGCGATCTACCGCTGGCGGGGCGCTTCTTGGGGCAATCTCATCCAGTTCAAAAAGGATTTTCCTCGGGCAAAAGAAATTGCCTTGGCGGAAAATTACCGCTCTTTCCAGAATATTCTCGACCTGGCCCATAAATTTATCCGGCTCGATGACTCATTGAGGCCCGACTGGCTGAATAGAATCAGCAAAAAACTGAAAGCGGCGAGGGCGGGCAAAGCTGAAATTGCCCACCTTCATTTTAAAACCGCCGAGCAGGAGATTGCCGGCGTTGTCGCCAGGATTGGCCGGCTCTTGAAAACAGACAAGAAAGCCTGTTTCAACGATTTTGCCATTTTGGTCAGGGCTAACAATCAGGCGATGCCTTTTGCCCGATCCTTTGAAAGATCGGGCGTTCCCTACCAGTTTTTAGCTCTCAAGGGATTATATTCAAAGCCGGTGATTTTAGACATCATTTCCTATTTTAAGTTTCTGGACAATTATCATGAGAGTTCGGCCTCTTTTCGGATTCTCAGCCTTCCCTTTTTGGGAATTAGCCCCCAAGACATTGCCAGAATCAACCAGTACAGCCGTCGCCGGTCAAAATCGATTTATGAAGCTCTTCAGGAACTGCCCCTGATTGGCGGCGTCTCCGGCAAGACTCAAAAAACCGTTATTAGAATCTTGGTCCTGGTGGAAAAGCATACCCGGATGGCTTTGGAAAAAAACGTTTCCGAAATCCTCTTGGCTTTTCTTGAGGATTCGGGCTTTCTTGAATATTTAGTCAGGAAAGAAAGAAAAGAGGATCTTGACCTCATTTTCCAATTCCATAGCCGGATAAAAGCCTTTGAAGAATCTCATCTGGACGCAAGGTTGAAGAGCTTTATGGAGGAGCTGGATATGGAGCTGGAGTCCGGGGAAGAGGGAAGACTTAGTTTTGATATTGAGCAGGGGCCGGAAGCGGTTAAAATCATGACCGTCCATTCGGCCAAGGGTTTGGAGTTTAAGTATGTTTTTCTGATCAATCTTGTTGACAAAAGATTCCCGAGCATTGAAAGGCCGGATCCGATTGAAATTCCAAAACCCTTGATTAAGGATATCCTTCCCAAAGGGGATTTTCATCTCCAGGAAGAAAGAAGGCTTTTTTACGTGGGGCTGACCCGCGCCAGAAACGCTTTGTTTTTGACTTCGGCTGAAAGTTACGGGGGCGTTCAGGCAAAAAGGCTGTCTCGGTTTTTGCCGGAGCTGGGATACGACGGCAAGATTATTTCAACCAAGGAAATTTCTCTTAAAGTTGAAAGAAAAGCGAAACCGGCAAAACTGGAGTTGCCTAAAAGGTTTTCTTTCACCCAGCTGATCGCCTTTGACAAGTGCCCTTTACAGTACAAGTTTGCCCATATTTTAAAGATTCCTGTCAGGGGCAAAGCCATGTTTTCTTTTGGCAAGACAATGCACAATACCTTGCATAGTTTTGCTTTGGCTTTTGCCTCGGGAAATAAGCCCGGTTTTAAGGAGCTGCTGGCGATTTACGAGAAAGAGTGGCTGGACGAATGGTATGAAAGCCCGGAACAGAAAAAAGACTATTTTGAGTCGGGAAAAAAAACGCTTAAAAGTTTCTACGAAGAGCTTATGGAAACAAAGCCGAAAATATTGCTGGTTTCAGGTAAGCCGGCTTTGGAGCAGGATTTTAATTTAAAAATCGGCAGCCATACTCTCATTGGCAAGATAGATAGGATTGACGATTTGGACGGAGGAGTGGAAATCATTGATTACAAAACAGGATCTGCCAAGGAAAAATTGCGGCCCGAAGACAAAAAACAGCTTTTGATTTATCAGATGGCGGCTGAAGAGGTTTTAGGGTTAAAGCCAAAAAAACTGACTTATTATTATTTAGACGAGGGTAAAAGCGTTTCTTTTTTGGGCGGCAAAGAAGATATCAAAAAAGAAAAAGAAAAGATTGTCAAAGAGATTAAAGAAATCCAGAAAAGCGATTTTAAACCGACTCCGGGCTGGCAGTGCCAGTGGTGCGATTTTAAAGGGATTTGCGAGTATGCAAATAAAGGGCCGGCTCCTTGA
- the ychF gene encoding redox-regulated ATPase YchF, with protein sequence MASHLSIGIVGLPNVGKSTLFQALTKKQVDCSNYPFTTINPNVGVVEVPDPRVDVLAQLTGSARKIYETVEFVDIAGLVKGAHQGEGLGNQFLSHIRETVAIIYVLRAFKNSDIINTRNVVDPVGEKEILDTELVLKDMETVRKRIESVGGEARSGKKEAQKEAELLLKIKAVLEKGEILAEKDFSEEENQILKNYQLLSLKPRLCFLNAKEEESEQEAKEVFRKNNWPFLIVDVLEELGAAGFTKEERQSLGLPADSGLDLLIKQAYSLLNLITFFTTVSQQVQAWQIKTGTKLARAAGTIHTDFETHFIKAEVINYKDLVAIGSFALAREKGLIRTEGRDYVVQDGDVIEIKHGA encoded by the coding sequence ATGGCTTCTCATTTATCCATCGGAATTGTTGGCTTGCCTAATGTGGGAAAGTCCACCTTATTTCAAGCCCTGACCAAAAAGCAGGTTGACTGCTCGAACTATCCTTTTACCACCATTAATCCCAATGTCGGGGTGGTTGAAGTTCCTGACCCGAGGGTTGACGTTCTGGCTCAGCTGACCGGCTCGGCAAGGAAAATCTATGAGACAGTGGAGTTTGTTGATATTGCCGGTTTGGTTAAGGGCGCCCACCAGGGCGAGGGTTTGGGAAACCAATTTTTATCGCACATCAGAGAAACAGTGGCGATTATTTATGTCCTGCGCGCTTTTAAAAACAGCGATATTATCAACACCAGAAACGTTGTTGATCCGGTTGGCGAAAAAGAAATCTTGGACACCGAGCTGGTTTTAAAGGATATGGAAACCGTCAGAAAAAGAATTGAGAGCGTTGGCGGCGAGGCCAGGTCCGGGAAAAAAGAGGCCCAGAAAGAAGCGGAACTGCTGTTAAAAATCAAAGCTGTTTTGGAAAAGGGGGAGATTTTGGCAGAAAAAGACTTTAGCGAGGAGGAAAACCAGATTCTTAAAAACTACCAATTGCTTTCTCTCAAACCCAGGCTCTGTTTTTTGAATGCCAAAGAAGAAGAATCAGAGCAGGAAGCAAAAGAGGTTTTCCGGAAAAACAATTGGCCGTTTCTGATTGTTGACGTTTTGGAAGAACTGGGGGCAGCCGGTTTCACCAAAGAAGAGAGGCAGTCTTTGGGATTGCCTGCAGACTCAGGCCTGGATCTTTTAATCAAACAAGCATATTCTTTATTGAATTTGATCACCTTTTTTACTACGGTTTCCCAACAGGTCCAGGCCTGGCAGATCAAAACCGGGACTAAATTGGCGCGGGCAGCCGGCACGATTCACACTGATTTTGAAACTCATTTTATTAAGGCCGAAGTTATTAATTATAAGGATTTGGTTGCTATAGGCAGTTTTGCTCTGGCCAGGGAAAAAGGCCTGATCCGCACCGAGGGCAGGGACTATGTTGTCCAAGACGGCGACGTTATAGAAATCAAACACGGAGCTTAA
- a CDS encoding peptidoglycan-binding protein: MKKTLIIFLSILVLAAGNSALAGVSIGTRSEEVKNIQEALRADSTIFPGQATGYFGPVTQKAVQKVQVKCNLPQTGVVDDETYKCIFPVDYKVTVVSPNGGEIWDRGQIQTVKWSVTYPIELKTNNAKIMPPHWSKASIDLFRRSSNTDDPGYIFFVKHIATVNLFANSYSWKISSDIPNGSDYVVRISVGQGTMTIYRSESDNTSIKPDLIWPSPSINWDESDNPFSITGSQTPPNEDLKELLNILEEMSRLLAKAIQVLQGIISK; encoded by the coding sequence ATGAAAAAAACTTTAATCATTTTCCTTTCAATCCTGGTTTTAGCTGCCGGAAACAGCGCTTTAGCAGGAGTTTCCATCGGCACCAGGAGCGAAGAAGTCAAGAACATCCAGGAAGCTTTGAGAGCAGATAGCACCATTTTCCCCGGACAGGCAACCGGCTATTTTGGGCCAGTGACCCAAAAGGCAGTCCAGAAAGTCCAGGTAAAATGCAATTTGCCTCAAACCGGAGTTGTCGACGACGAAACCTACAAGTGTATTTTCCCGGTTGACTATAAAGTGACCGTGGTTTCTCCGAATGGCGGGGAAATCTGGGATAGAGGCCAGATTCAGACCGTTAAATGGAGCGTTACTTATCCTATAGAACTGAAAACCAATAATGCGAAAATTATGCCGCCCCATTGGTCAAAAGCTTCAATTGACCTTTTCAGAAGATCTTCAAACACAGACGATCCTGGCTATATCTTTTTTGTGAAACATATAGCAACAGTTAATCTGTTTGCCAACTCTTATTCCTGGAAGATTTCCAGCGACATCCCCAACGGTTCTGATTACGTCGTCAGGATCAGCGTCGGTCAGGGGACTATGACTATTTATCGCTCCGAGAGTGACAACACATCTATAAAGCCCGATCTGATTTGGCCGTCGCCTTCAATCAATTGGGACGAAAGCGACAACCCCTTTTCTATCACCGGCAGCCAGACGCCTCCGAACGAAGACCTGAAAGAGCTTCTGAATATTTTAGAAGAGATGTCCAGGCTTTTGGCAAAGGCGATCCAGGTTCTCCAGGGAATCATTTCAAAGTAG
- a CDS encoding beta-propeller domain-containing protein, with amino-acid sequence MINFKKEVGSKLSFLVLSTVFLLALGFIWMDSQGLLPQLSIYFPKLPRIVLPRIPGQQMSLKDIKKFVSEEDFRSYLQLASEASTSFDNMVALKEAMPMAVPGGLGSGAAERVSETTVQVTGIDEPDIVKTDGKEIYFSQERSWWPMMENLGRPFLEDEMYPPEFRSTTKVIKAFPPADLKLDAEIEKNGNLLLTKNTLVVFSNQEIVGYDVSDPKKPKEKWSLKLDNNVWLVASRLKDGKIYLVTQTNINQNSPCPIEILKAGETPLSIRCQDIYHPVDPVPVDTTFTAMILDPSSGKIEENVSFVGSTGSSVVYMSGNAIFATYSYFEDTTRFFLSFLKEKAKDLFPSWVAEKLEKLSGYDLSQQTKMMELQMILEKFQSSLKDDERLKFENELTNRLGDYLKENMRDLEKTGIVKISLSDFKVAAVGSIPGHPLNQFSLDEYQGNLRIAVTIGQRWWGWGFGSGGNEMANDVYVLDKDLKITGSVKNLGLTERIYSARFVEDRGYLVTFRETDPFYVLDLADPRNPAMKGELKIPGYSSYLQPISKDKVLGIGKEGSQVKVSLFDVSSASNPREVAKYTLDEYWSDVLSTHHAFLLDTKHEVFFLPGSQGGYIFSYKGDNLEMKKAVSNISAKRAIYLDDYLYIIGEDKIVVLNELDWARIGELSF; translated from the coding sequence ATGATCAACTTTAAAAAAGAGGTTGGCAGTAAGTTATCGTTTTTAGTTTTAAGCACAGTTTTTCTGCTGGCTCTAGGATTTATCTGGATGGATTCTCAGGGCTTGCTGCCGCAGCTGTCTATTTACTTTCCAAAGCTTCCCAGAATCGTTTTGCCGAGGATTCCCGGGCAGCAAATGTCTTTGAAAGATATCAAAAAGTTTGTTTCTGAGGAAGATTTCAGGAGTTATCTTCAACTGGCCAGCGAAGCGAGCACTTCTTTTGACAATATGGTTGCCCTAAAAGAGGCAATGCCTATGGCTGTGCCCGGCGGCCTCGGGTCAGGAGCCGCAGAAAGGGTTTCTGAAACAACGGTCCAGGTGACCGGCATTGACGAGCCGGACATTGTCAAGACCGACGGAAAGGAAATCTATTTTTCTCAGGAGCGTTCGTGGTGGCCAATGATGGAAAATCTTGGCAGGCCTTTTCTAGAAGATGAAATGTATCCACCGGAATTCCGTTCCACCACCAAGGTTATCAAAGCTTTTCCGCCGGCAGATTTAAAGCTTGACGCCGAGATTGAAAAAAACGGCAATCTTCTTTTAACAAAGAATACCTTGGTGGTTTTCTCCAATCAGGAGATCGTAGGCTATGACGTTTCTGACCCCAAAAAACCAAAAGAAAAGTGGAGCTTAAAGCTTGATAATAATGTTTGGCTGGTCGCTTCGAGATTAAAAGACGGCAAGATTTATTTAGTGACCCAGACGAATATTAATCAAAATAGCCCTTGCCCAATCGAGATCTTGAAAGCTGGAGAGACACCGTTGAGTATTAGATGTCAGGACATTTACCACCCCGTAGACCCTGTTCCCGTTGACACCACCTTCACGGCCATGATCCTAGATCCCTCATCCGGCAAGATAGAAGAGAATGTTTCCTTTGTCGGTTCTACCGGAAGTTCTGTTGTCTATATGTCGGGAAACGCAATCTTTGCAACCTATTCTTACTTTGAGGATACGACCAGGTTTTTCTTGAGTTTTCTTAAAGAAAAAGCCAAAGACCTTTTTCCTTCGTGGGTTGCTGAAAAACTGGAGAAGTTATCTGGCTATGATTTGAGCCAGCAGACAAAAATGATGGAGCTTCAGATGATCCTGGAAAAGTTTCAAAGCTCTTTAAAAGATGATGAAAGATTGAAGTTTGAGAACGAACTGACAAACAGGCTGGGAGATTATTTAAAAGAAAACATGCGGGATTTGGAGAAAACAGGCATTGTTAAAATAAGCCTGTCTGACTTTAAGGTTGCGGCCGTCGGCAGCATTCCCGGCCATCCTTTGAATCAGTTTAGTTTGGATGAATACCAGGGCAATTTGAGAATTGCCGTCACTATTGGCCAAAGGTGGTGGGGTTGGGGATTCGGCTCTGGAGGAAATGAAATGGCAAACGACGTCTATGTCTTAGACAAAGACCTGAAAATTACCGGCTCTGTAAAAAATCTAGGATTGACTGAAAGGATCTATTCTGCCAGGTTTGTTGAAGACAGGGGCTATCTGGTTACTTTCAGGGAAACCGATCCCTTCTATGTCTTAGACCTGGCTGATCCCAGGAATCCGGCCATGAAAGGGGAGTTGAAGATTCCCGGCTATTCGTCTTATCTCCAGCCAATTTCCAAAGACAAGGTTTTGGGCATTGGCAAGGAGGGTTCTCAAGTCAAGGTTTCCTTGTTCGACGTCAGTTCTGCTTCAAATCCCAGAGAAGTGGCAAAATACACTTTGGACGAGTACTGGTCTGACGTTCTTTCAACCCACCACGCCTTTTTGCTAGACACAAAGCATGAGGTTTTCTTTTTGCCCGGAAGCCAGGGAGGCTACATTTTCTCTTACAAAGGAGACAACCTAGAAATGAAAAAGGCTGTCAGTAATATTTCTGCCAAAAGAGCCATCTATTTGGACGATTATCTTTACATTATCGGCGAAGACAAGATCGTCGTTCTTAACGAGCTTGATTGGGCAAGAATAGGGGAACTCAGCTTCTAA
- a CDS encoding DUF5661 family protein, translating into MSENHFSLEEVKKVGDALDLDWQRFDVDQFRQGMDVELEHGKRDSLTNVTNDDPLLTGKIALAHLNEFPDYYTRLHKMEKEADEFWGK; encoded by the coding sequence ATGAGCGAAAACCATTTTTCTTTAGAAGAAGTTAAAAAAGTCGGTGACGCCCTGGACCTTGACTGGCAGAGATTCGACGTTGACCAATTCAGACAAGGCATGGATGTCGAGCTGGAGCACGGCAAAAGAGATTCCCTTACCAATGTCACTAACGACGACCCTCTTTTAACCGGCAAGATCGCCTTAGCTCACTTGAACGAATTTCCCGATTATTATACCCGTTTGCATAAAATGGAAAAGGAGGCTGACGAGTTCTGGGGCAAATAA
- a CDS encoding HAD-IC family P-type ATPase produces MKHIGLSSARVKELKAKYGANVLPEGKEVSPIRIFLSQFANPLIFLLLFAGVISLLSKEYLEIAFIFLVVLLNSAFGFFQEYKAQRTMAALKKLIRPLARVIRDGQRQEIEVSDLVPGDIVFLAVGDKVPADAKVLEAVSLFANEAILTGESEPVEKNPGDEAYMGTIIAGGRAVIRVTKIGLTTEMGEIASALEQTSQPLTTLQLRLKRFTRSIVYFSVFLSFLVLVSGFLAGRDFWQMVQTASVILVAIIPEALLIVVTLILVIATQKILKRKALIRKLLAVETLGSVTTICIDKTGTLTEGEMKVSEADFKDRESSLLTMSLCNDISSPEEIAIWDYLRSQKGFSPENVSDKYQRISEILFSSEHKFMATVNSSPEEGTFLFVKGAPEIVLAMTSLAEGSRLQVLAKMDELAGKGLKVIGLAFQKVSSAEAKEISLGNMPSLQWGGMIGLWDPPRKEAKETILIAKKAGIKIKVVTGDYRRTSEKIMEFLGMKVEPDEVLEGHEMRKLSDEDLRARVPGILLFSRVTPNQKLRIVKALQELGEIVAMTGDGVNDAPALKKSNIGIVMAEASEVAKETADMILLDSNFKTIISAIEEGRVVFENLRKVIFFMLSNSFAEIVLILGSIFLGWPLPLTIVQILWLHLLCDGPEDVVLGFEPKEKEVMAEGPKAIAEPILNRFSVFLIFLVSFLSGLFSLGLFWYFGLHLGMIELGRTMAFMAISFESVLYIFSCRTFRKPFWKYENFWSNKWLFAAVFASLGLQISITYLPLTQRLLNIVPLNLVDWGLLLAAAAIIIIIIELAKAVNQSKKKLF; encoded by the coding sequence ATGAAACACATCGGTCTTTCTTCAGCAAGAGTCAAAGAGCTTAAGGCTAAATACGGGGCCAATGTTTTGCCGGAAGGCAAAGAGGTTTCTCCGATCAGGATCTTTTTGTCCCAGTTTGCCAACCCCCTGATTTTTCTGCTTTTGTTTGCCGGAGTCATCTCCCTTCTTTCCAAGGAATATCTTGAGATCGCTTTTATATTCTTGGTGGTGCTTTTAAACTCTGCCTTTGGCTTTTTTCAGGAATACAAAGCCCAAAGGACCATGGCAGCCTTGAAGAAGCTGATCAGGCCGCTGGCCAGGGTTATTAGGGACGGCCAGAGGCAGGAGATTGAGGTTTCAGATCTTGTTCCCGGGGACATTGTTTTTCTTGCCGTCGGCGACAAGGTCCCGGCAGACGCAAAAGTTTTGGAAGCAGTTTCCCTCTTTGCCAACGAGGCGATTCTGACTGGCGAAAGCGAGCCAGTGGAAAAAAATCCCGGGGACGAAGCCTATATGGGAACAATTATTGCCGGCGGTCGGGCTGTCATCAGGGTGACAAAAATCGGCCTGACCACCGAGATGGGGGAAATTGCCTCGGCCCTCGAACAAACGTCTCAGCCCTTGACGACTCTCCAGCTAAGATTGAAGAGATTTACGAGATCCATAGTCTATTTTTCGGTTTTCCTTTCGTTCTTGGTACTCGTCTCCGGATTTCTGGCCGGCAGAGACTTTTGGCAGATGGTTCAGACAGCTTCTGTGATTCTGGTAGCCATTATTCCCGAAGCCCTGCTCATAGTTGTTACCTTGATTTTGGTCATTGCCACGCAGAAGATCTTGAAGAGAAAAGCCTTGATCAGGAAGCTTTTGGCGGTTGAGACTCTTGGGTCGGTGACGACTATTTGTATCGATAAAACCGGGACCCTGACAGAAGGGGAAATGAAAGTCAGCGAGGCAGATTTTAAAGACCGAGAAAGCAGCCTCCTGACAATGTCCCTTTGCAATGACATTTCCAGTCCGGAAGAAATCGCTATCTGGGACTACCTGAGGAGCCAGAAAGGTTTTTCTCCTGAAAACGTTTCGGATAAATACCAAAGGATTTCTGAGATTCTTTTCAGCAGCGAGCATAAGTTTATGGCCACTGTTAACTCTTCGCCGGAAGAGGGGACCTTTTTATTCGTCAAAGGGGCTCCAGAAATAGTTTTGGCGATGACGAGTTTAGCCGAAGGCAGCCGGCTGCAGGTTTTGGCCAAAATGGACGAATTGGCAGGCAAGGGCTTGAAAGTTATCGGCCTGGCTTTTCAAAAAGTTTCCTCTGCCGAGGCAAAAGAAATTAGCTTAGGAAACATGCCCTCTCTCCAATGGGGCGGCATGATCGGCCTTTGGGACCCGCCCCGTAAAGAAGCCAAAGAAACCATTTTAATCGCCAAAAAAGCCGGCATTAAGATAAAAGTGGTTACCGGAGACTATCGCCGGACGTCAGAAAAGATTATGGAGTTTTTAGGCATGAAAGTTGAACCGGATGAGGTTTTGGAAGGGCACGAGATGAGAAAACTCAGCGACGAAGATTTGCGCGCCAGGGTGCCCGGCATTCTCTTGTTTTCCCGGGTGACGCCCAACCAGAAGTTGAGAATAGTAAAGGCTCTTCAGGAGCTCGGGGAAATAGTGGCGATGACCGGAGACGGCGTCAACGACGCCCCCGCCCTTAAAAAATCAAACATCGGCATTGTGATGGCCGAGGCTTCGGAAGTGGCCAAGGAAACGGCGGACATGATTCTTTTGGACAGCAATTTTAAGACTATTATTTCTGCCATTGAAGAAGGAAGGGTGGTTTTCGAAAATCTTAGAAAAGTTATCTTTTTTATGCTTTCAAATTCCTTTGCCGAGATCGTTTTGATTCTGGGGTCGATTTTCTTGGGTTGGCCTTTGCCCTTGACTATTGTCCAGATTCTCTGGCTTCATTTGCTGTGCGACGGACCGGAAGACGTTGTTCTCGGATTTGAGCCAAAGGAAAAAGAGGTGATGGCTGAGGGGCCAAAGGCAATTGCAGAACCCATTCTCAACAGATTCAGCGTTTTCCTGATTTTCCTGGTTTCCTTTTTATCGGGTCTTTTTAGCCTGGGACTGTTTTGGTATTTCGGCCTTCATCTGGGGATGATAGAGCTTGGCCGGACGATGGCTTTTATGGCAATTTCTTTTGAATCGGTTCTTTACATCTTTTCCTGCCGGACTTTCAGGAAGCCTTTCTGGAAATATGAGAACTTTTGGTCCAATAAATGGCTTTTTGCGGCCGTCTTTGCCAGCTTGGGCCTGCAGATTTCCATTACCTACCTTCCTTTGACCCAAAGGCTTTTGAACATCGTTCCCTTGAACTTGGTTGACTGGGGCCTGCTTCTGGCGGCGGCGGCCATAATCATTATAATTATCGAATTGGCAAAAGCGGTGAACCAATCCAAAAAGAAGTTGTTTTAA
- a CDS encoding ATP cone domain-containing protein, which translates to MIKFVVKKDGSKEAFDPEKVKKGVRLAARAANLAEDKVEELAAAILAKVIGFAGDKEEITSPEIREVALNELDIMDPVVSAAWRNYGQKKA; encoded by the coding sequence ATGATTAAATTTGTTGTTAAAAAAGACGGCAGCAAGGAAGCCTTTGATCCAGAAAAGGTCAAGAAAGGAGTTAGATTAGCGGCTCGGGCGGCTAATCTTGCCGAAGACAAAGTTGAAGAACTGGCCGCGGCTATTCTCGCCAAAGTAATTGGGTTTGCCGGAGACAAGGAAGAAATCACCAGCCCGGAGATAAGGGAAGTCGCCCTGAATGAGCTCGATATTATGGATCCGGTCGTTTCTGCGGCCTGGAGAAATTACGGCCAGAAAAAAGCGTAG